A window from Ureaplasma parvum serovar 3 str. ATCC 27815 encodes these proteins:
- the whiA gene encoding DNA-binding protein WhiA — MPKSTLQEIIDNDSNKFTFSEFVKEDIYTNTDYSSTDYKVILYSFFRNNLTIKIGQKLTWIIKSQNLQIIEFILNGLDYFNNLNIEYEIMFEPDHLNKTRTNYSLLLWGDLDKLDEILKLFDDANNENFHKDRYCSNFLIGAMLSGGSIAHPLENYHLEIRCDSNNYIPLLTKALARYGLEYKIIYRNKKTIVYFKKSEIISDFLKAIRTQNSLFEFENIRIQRDFNNQQQRLNNLDISNLSKSSKAGVLTKEMILEIKKNHDEFCKQSTKFLKYCELRVQNPDCSLNELSCLLKQMFNIEISKSGLNHFNSRIKEMYEELKLKKLVFKN, encoded by the coding sequence ATGCCAAAGAGTACATTACAAGAAATAATTGATAATGATTCTAACAAATTCACGTTTAGTGAATTTGTTAAAGAAGATATTTATACTAACACTGATTATTCATCCACAGACTATAAAGTTATTTTATATTCGTTTTTTCGTAATAATTTAACCATTAAAATTGGTCAAAAACTAACTTGAATTATTAAATCTCAAAATTTACAAATTATTGAATTTATTTTAAATGGTTTAGATTATTTTAATAATTTAAATATTGAATATGAGATTATGTTTGAGCCTGACCATTTAAATAAAACTCGTACTAATTATTCGCTATTACTTTGAGGTGATTTGGATAAATTAGATGAAATTTTAAAACTATTTGATGATGCGAATAATGAAAATTTTCATAAAGACCGCTATTGTTCAAATTTTTTAATTGGTGCAATGTTGTCTGGTGGTTCAATTGCACACCCACTTGAAAACTATCATTTAGAAATTCGCTGTGATTCAAATAATTACATCCCATTATTAACAAAGGCTTTAGCCCGTTATGGTTTAGAATATAAAATTATTTATCGTAATAAAAAAACCATTGTTTATTTTAAAAAATCAGAGATAATCAGTGATTTTTTAAAAGCGATCCGTACGCAAAATTCGTTATTTGAATTTGAGAATATTCGTATCCAACGTGATTTTAATAATCAACAACAACGTTTAAATAATTTAGATATTTCTAACCTTTCTAAAAGTTCTAAAGCAGGGGTTTTGACTAAAGAAATGATTTTAGAAATAAAAAAAAACCACGATGAATTTTGCAAACAAAGTACTAAATTTTTAAAGTATTGTGAACTACGAGTACAAAATCCAGACTGTTCATTAAATGAACTTTCTTGTTTATTAAAACAGATGTTTAATATTGAAATTTCAAAAAGTGGTTTAAATCATTTTAATTCTCGTATTAAAGAAATGTATGAAGAATTAAAATTAAAAAAACTAGTTTTTAAAAACTAG
- a CDS encoding NAD(P)/FAD-dependent oxidoreductase → MNQEVYDLVIIGAGPAGLAAAVYAKRSGLNVIIVEKQFPGGKIALTSNVENYLGINSIPGPELAYKMYEQVLNLNVSIIYEAADEISLKEKYKKIKLTTQTLITKTVIIATGTENRRLNILGELEFENKGISYCAICDGPLYKNKAVSVIGSGNSAVEEAIYLATIAKEVHLIANKPQFKAEQQLVQIANNTPNIKIYYNKQTFEFFGHQFLEGLKFRDLITNEVTTLNIEANFTFIGLLPSRINTNNLCIFNEVNGFITTDKNMQTSVCGIFAAGDIVDKNVRQIATATNDGVIAALYAKEYITRNNW, encoded by the coding sequence ATGAATCAAGAAGTTTACGATTTAGTAATCATTGGCGCAGGTCCAGCCGGTTTAGCTGCTGCTGTTTATGCTAAACGTTCTGGATTAAATGTGATCATTGTTGAAAAACAATTCCCAGGAGGAAAAATAGCATTAACATCAAATGTAGAAAATTATTTAGGTATCAATAGTATTCCAGGACCTGAATTGGCTTATAAAATGTACGAACAAGTCTTAAATTTAAATGTTTCTATTATTTATGAAGCTGCTGATGAAATATCTTTAAAAGAAAAATATAAAAAAATTAAATTAACTACACAAACATTAATTACTAAAACTGTAATTATTGCAACAGGAACAGAAAATAGACGGTTAAACATTTTAGGTGAATTAGAATTTGAAAACAAGGGAATTAGTTATTGCGCTATTTGTGATGGACCACTTTATAAAAATAAAGCTGTCTCTGTGATTGGATCTGGTAACTCTGCTGTGGAAGAGGCCATATATTTAGCTACAATTGCTAAAGAAGTTCATTTAATTGCCAATAAACCACAATTTAAAGCAGAACAACAATTAGTACAAATTGCAAATAACACACCTAATATAAAAATTTATTACAATAAACAAACATTCGAATTTTTTGGTCATCAGTTTTTAGAAGGTTTAAAATTTAGAGATTTAATCACAAACGAAGTAACTACACTAAATATTGAAGCTAATTTCACTTTTATTGGCCTATTGCCTTCAAGAATTAATACAAATAATTTATGTATTTTTAATGAGGTAAACGGATTTATTACAACTGATAAAAATATGCAAACTAGTGTTTGTGGTATTTTTGCAGCCGGTGATATTGTTGATAAAAATGTTCGACAAATTGCGACTGCTACAAATGATGGAGTCATTGCAGCACTTTATGCCAAAGAGTACATTACAAGAAATAATTGATAA
- the lgt gene encoding prolipoprotein diacylglyceryl transferase, which yields MQLEIINPESTLVNDVVAHRVAFSIGSNFNIYWYGIIFVCGFLIAILTYSLRLKFHYKVPYDPGFYYIFLAIPMTIIGARLWSLAIGDAKDFFDFRSGGLAIQGGVIAGVLSAAVYFPLILRMPKYHIRDIDADGNVVIRQPSMWIYADAIIPTILIGQALGRWGNFINGEIFGAESTVNDLQWLKKAMPAVFEGMKHYFIEGNKTLFTIYQPLFLYESFFNVIVFVFIYFGLSYIKQLKIGFISMSYFFFYGVTRFSTESARAPQFSFEGTYIINSLLLIFGVLGALYVQFIAPLLRKKFLLDAIIEMFYKKKDQIHKFGELRKPEEFLFYCHK from the coding sequence ATGCAATTAGAAATTATTAATCCAGAAAGCACATTAGTTAATGATGTTGTTGCACATCGAGTAGCTTTTAGTATTGGTAGCAATTTTAATATATATTGATATGGAATCATCTTTGTATGCGGTTTTTTAATTGCTATACTAACATATAGTCTACGTTTAAAATTTCATTATAAAGTGCCTTATGATCCAGGATTTTATTATATTTTTTTAGCAATTCCCATGACAATTATTGGTGCTCGTTTATGATCATTAGCAATCGGTGATGCTAAAGATTTTTTTGATTTTAGAAGTGGAGGGTTAGCGATTCAAGGCGGGGTGATTGCTGGGGTATTAAGTGCTGCAGTTTATTTTCCTCTTATTTTGCGCATGCCTAAATATCACATTCGAGATATTGATGCTGATGGCAATGTTGTTATTCGCCAACCTAGTATGTGAATATATGCGGATGCTATTATTCCAACAATTTTAATTGGTCAGGCATTAGGGCGTTGAGGAAATTTTATTAACGGTGAAATATTTGGTGCTGAAAGTACTGTTAACGATTTACAATGATTAAAAAAAGCTATGCCAGCTGTTTTCGAAGGAATGAAACATTATTTCATTGAGGGCAATAAAACTCTATTTACAATTTATCAACCTTTATTTCTATATGAATCATTCTTTAATGTAATTGTTTTTGTTTTTATTTATTTTGGCTTGTCTTACATTAAACAATTAAAAATAGGCTTTATTTCAATGTCATATTTTTTCTTTTATGGTGTTACTCGTTTTAGTACGGAGTCAGCTCGTGCTCCACAGTTTAGTTTTGAAGGAACTTATATAATTAATTCATTGTTATTAATCTTTGGTGTATTAGGTGCATTATATGTACAATTTATAGCGCCACTTTTAAGAAAAAAATTCTTATTAGATGCAATTATTGAAATGTTTTATAAAAAGAAAGACCAAATTCATAAATTTGGAGAATTAAGAAAGCCAGAAGAATTTTTATTTTATTGTCATAAATAA
- the hprK gene encoding HPr(Ser) kinase/phosphatase has protein sequence MEIRGKLFVSQVVRKFNLNVVANSDYIDREISTTGITRVGFELAGEILFKEIWNIVYFGSKESNYFNKFSETIISKKLGKILDLNPPLIIFGKNFKHAGILLKLAERYKIPIVEVKYSFYELNFTINSYISQKLSHQSLVHGTLLSVFGIGVILMGESGVGKSELAIELVKKGHIFVGDDAILVNRIGGNLYGRAEDSTKDFIEIRGLGIMNFSRSFGIERMIESTKIEIVIELIKPAKHEKIKFERFGREIQHKEFLETKIAHYYIPVIEGRSISDIIETAITDYKLKTSGYNSAEEFILQINKKGI, from the coding sequence ATGGAAATTCGTGGTAAATTATTTGTTAGTCAAGTTGTTAGAAAGTTTAATTTAAACGTTGTTGCAAATTCTGACTATATTGATCGTGAGATTTCTACAACAGGAATTACACGTGTTGGATTTGAATTAGCTGGCGAAATTTTGTTTAAAGAGATTTGAAATATTGTTTATTTTGGTTCAAAAGAAAGCAATTATTTTAATAAATTTTCAGAAACGATCATTTCTAAAAAATTAGGAAAAATTTTAGATTTAAATCCACCATTAATTATTTTTGGTAAAAATTTTAAACATGCTGGAATTTTGTTAAAATTAGCAGAGCGCTATAAAATTCCAATTGTAGAGGTTAAATATAGTTTTTATGAATTAAATTTTACAATTAATAGTTACATTAGTCAAAAACTTTCACACCAATCATTAGTTCACGGAACATTATTATCTGTTTTTGGAATCGGCGTTATTTTAATGGGGGAATCAGGTGTTGGTAAATCTGAGTTAGCAATTGAATTAGTTAAAAAAGGTCATATTTTTGTAGGTGATGATGCTATTTTAGTTAATAGAATTGGAGGTAATCTATATGGAAGAGCTGAAGATTCGACTAAAGATTTTATTGAAATTAGAGGTTTAGGTATTATGAATTTTTCACGTTCTTTCGGTATTGAACGAATGATTGAATCAACAAAAATTGAAATAGTTATTGAATTAATAAAACCAGCTAAACATGAAAAAATCAAGTTTGAACGTTTTGGTCGTGAAATTCAACACAAAGAATTTTTAGAAACAAAAATAGCCCATTATTATATTCCGGTTATCGAAGGAAGAAGTATTTCAGATATCATTGAGACAGCCATTACTGATTATAAATTAAAAACATCAGGTTATAATTCAGCTGAAGAATTTATTTTACAAATTAATAAAAAGGGGATTTAA
- the tilS gene encoding tRNA lysidine(34) synthetase TilS produces the protein MIKLWTNLINRISNKKYLAAVSGGPDSMAMLNMYKRNIRVVCHVNYHKRESSDRDQQIVVDFCRKNNLIIEILDVDEKVYERYGHIDNFQTKARLIRYDFFKEIGKKYNIENLYIAHNFDDFLETAYMQRARQSKALFYGIKESNVINGIIVKRPVLFVRKQTLQRYCDENKIKYGIDETNELDIYERNRVRKIISSWSLNEVYDFKKFVIKYNKEHSSFANFIDLSYIEFKKNKYKYDYFIRQDDMVQYYLIYYFLIDHKIINPSENKIISLIKFFGKQINKEKAYRVQENIYMHVNDDELISLISYNKSDNISNSNVDIIDDHNVIEK, from the coding sequence TTGATAAAGTTATGAACAAATTTAATTAATAGAATTAGTAATAAAAAATACTTAGCTGCTGTTTCTGGTGGTCCAGATTCTATGGCAATGTTAAATATGTACAAAAGAAATATTCGTGTTGTTTGTCATGTGAATTATCATAAACGCGAATCATCCGATCGTGATCAGCAAATAGTTGTCGATTTTTGTAGAAAAAATAATTTAATAATTGAAATTTTAGATGTTGATGAAAAAGTTTATGAACGTTATGGTCATATTGATAATTTTCAAACAAAAGCACGTTTAATTCGTTATGATTTTTTCAAAGAAATTGGTAAAAAATATAATATTGAAAATTTGTATATAGCGCATAATTTTGATGATTTTTTAGAAACGGCATATATGCAACGAGCTCGCCAATCAAAAGCCTTATTTTATGGCATTAAGGAAAGTAATGTTATTAATGGCATAATTGTTAAACGTCCGGTTTTATTTGTGCGTAAACAAACATTACAACGCTATTGTGATGAAAATAAAATTAAGTATGGTATTGACGAAACAAATGAATTAGATATATACGAACGCAATCGTGTTCGTAAAATAATTAGTTCTTGAAGTTTAAATGAGGTTTATGATTTTAAAAAATTCGTTATTAAATATAATAAAGAACATAGTTCTTTTGCTAATTTTATAGATTTATCATATATTGAATTTAAAAAAAATAAATACAAATATGACTACTTTATTCGTCAAGACGATATGGTTCAATATTATTTAATTTACTACTTTTTAATTGATCATAAAATTATTAATCCAAGTGAAAATAAAATCATTTCATTAATCAAATTCTTTGGTAAACAAATTAATAAAGAAAAAGCTTATCGTGTTCAAGAAAATATTTATATGCATGTTAATGATGATGAATTAATTAGTTTAATATCATACAATAAAAGCGATAATATTAGCAACTCTAATGTTGATATTATCGATGATCATAATGTTATTGAGAAATAG
- the pth gene encoding aminoacyl-tRNA hydrolase yields MEKYLIVGLGNPGSNYAKTRHNVGFMVINEICNKLNLSLDSSKFNGIFTKTIYNNSIVFFCQPTTYMNLSGEFVIKMLNFYNIPIKNLIVIYDDVDTKLGTIKLRKKGSSGGQNGIKNIINILKTDEIKRIRIGIDKDPHIKLDQYVLSNFKIDELVIIKPAIIKGALATLAAIGEDFDKVMNKFN; encoded by the coding sequence GTGGAAAAATATTTAATTGTTGGATTAGGTAATCCAGGATCAAACTATGCAAAAACAAGACATAATGTTGGCTTTATGGTTATTAATGAGATTTGCAACAAACTTAATTTGTCTCTAGATAGTTCAAAATTTAATGGAATTTTTACTAAAACAATTTATAACAATTCCATAGTGTTTTTTTGTCAACCAACAACTTACATGAATTTAAGTGGTGAATTTGTTATCAAAATGCTTAATTTTTATAATATTCCAATTAAAAATTTAATAGTTATTTATGATGATGTTGATACGAAATTAGGAACGATAAAATTGAGAAAAAAGGGGTCCTCAGGAGGGCAAAATGGAATTAAAAATATTATTAACATTTTAAAAACAGATGAAATTAAACGCATTCGTATAGGAATTGATAAAGATCCACATATAAAATTAGATCAATATGTCTTATCGAATTTTAAGATTGACGAATTAGTTATAATTAAACCAGCTATTATAAAGGGCGCTTTAGCTACATTAGCAGCGATTGGTGAAGATTTTGATAAAGTTATGAACAAATTTAATTAA
- a CDS encoding DNA polymerase III subunit beta, producing MEVFISIKKLIEAIKFSTTIANTNNANALLLGVLIEVSQNKISFKTTNNQVSGYKEITEGFEYFNSGKVLVTAKIILGLISKLKDKSVLLKQIDTNILLIKTENFETQINTMNIEGFPNLNFSLEDYVKISLPHQIMQEINTKVLPNVLNSQGIEKIQPISGILIDTQTLENKLIAIGTDKIKASCLIREYMGEKFKFIVSYSTMKLIIEILKNVEYSNNQTVDFYVRSRSLIFKINDAILQTRMIDGVYPNIYSIFDETNEENTYVFDRRLLIEIIERGMNIVMQEQNPKISIRIDKNEAEISLTTFEIGNMKEKMSIVNLNNKSAEFILNPSLLAHVLKNFDNNDVTFKVKDEILRPIIFIDTKDVGFKQILSRIKN from the coding sequence ATGGAAGTTTTTATTTCTATAAAAAAATTAATTGAAGCAATAAAATTTAGTACAACAATTGCTAATACAAACAATGCAAATGCTTTATTATTAGGTGTTTTGATTGAAGTTAGTCAAAATAAAATTAGTTTTAAGACGACAAATAATCAAGTGAGTGGTTATAAAGAAATTACTGAAGGATTTGAATATTTTAATAGTGGAAAAGTTTTAGTTACAGCTAAGATTATTTTAGGATTAATTTCTAAGCTTAAAGATAAATCTGTTTTATTAAAACAAATTGACACAAATATTTTATTAATTAAAACTGAAAATTTTGAAACTCAAATTAATACAATGAATATTGAAGGCTTTCCTAATTTAAACTTTAGTTTAGAAGATTACGTTAAAATCAGTTTGCCGCATCAAATTATGCAAGAGATTAATACAAAGGTTTTACCCAACGTTTTGAACAGTCAAGGAATTGAAAAAATTCAACCGATTTCTGGAATTTTGATTGATACTCAAACTTTAGAAAATAAGTTGATTGCTATTGGTACAGATAAAATTAAAGCTTCATGTTTAATAAGAGAATATATGGGTGAAAAATTTAAATTTATTGTCTCTTATTCAACAATGAAATTGATTATCGAAATCCTTAAAAATGTTGAATATAGTAATAATCAAACTGTTGATTTTTATGTTCGAAGTAGAAGTTTAATTTTTAAAATTAATGATGCAATTTTACAAACAAGAATGATTGATGGTGTTTATCCAAATATTTACTCAATTTTTGATGAAACAAATGAAGAAAATACATATGTTTTTGATCGTCGTTTATTGATAGAAATTATTGAACGGGGTATGAATATTGTTATGCAAGAACAAAACCCTAAAATTAGTATTAGAATAGACAAAAATGAAGCAGAAATCAGTTTAACAACTTTTGAAATTGGTAATATGAAAGAAAAAATGTCAATAGTTAATTTAAACAATAAAAGTGCTGAGTTTATTTTAAACCCTAGTTTGCTAGCTCATGTTTTAAAAAATTTTGATAACAACGATGTAACTTTTAAAGTTAAAGATGAAATTTTAAGACCTATTATTTTTATCGATACCAAAGATGTTGGATTTAAACAGATTTTATCAAGAATAAAAAATTAA
- the yaaA gene encoding S4 domain-containing protein YaaA, which translates to MKKIFISTEYVTLNQFLKIAGLINNGGQAKFWLLENKVMVDEKIENRRGRKLYDQMIIKIKNQLYQIVKTNE; encoded by the coding sequence ATGAAAAAAATTTTTATATCAACAGAGTATGTGACTTTAAACCAATTTTTAAAAATAGCTGGATTGATTAATAATGGTGGTCAAGCTAAATTTTGATTGTTGGAAAATAAAGTTATGGTTGATGAAAAAATAGAAAATAGACGTGGTCGTAAATTATATGATCAAATGATTATTAAAATAAAAAATCAATTGTATCAAATAGTTAAAACTAATGAGTAG
- the gyrB gene encoding DNA topoisomerase (ATP-hydrolyzing) subunit B gives MNDSNKEKKYTAESIKVLEGLEAVRKRPGMYIGSTQSEGLHHMIWEIVDNSIDEAMGGFATIVRVILKKDGSVRVEDDGRGIPIEIHEKTGLSGVETVLTVLHAGGKFDNDSYKVSGGLHGVGASVVNALSKNFKVWVNKNHVQYYVEFINGGHAIEPLKPINNKDVKEKGTTIEFIPDFEIMEENEWDELKIMARLKQLAYLNKGVNIEFESELTNRKEKWHYEGGLKEYITDLNAEKEPLFDLIVYGEEEKEVRVPGHNEQTYNIKCEVAFQYNNSYNNSTHSFCNNINTTEGGTHEEGFKLAITRLLNKYAVDKKYLKDTDDKITKEDVSEGLTAIISVKHPNPQYEGQTKKKLGNSEVRPYVNEITSIIFEKFLNENPEESKKIVAKVMQAAEARRRSHEAREATRRKSPFESNSLPGKLADCSNRDSSVTEIYIVEGDSAGGSAKTGREREFQAILPLRGKIINVEKAKIDKIFANEEIQNMITAFGAGIGPEFNIEKLRYSKIIIMTDADVDGSHIRILLLTFFYRYMLPLIQNGNVYIAQPPLYKVSYAKTIKYAYSDQELERIKSTISNIKYNIQRYKGLGEMNPDQLWETTMDPKNRLLLKVNIEDAAIADKTFSLLMGDDVAPRKEFIEKNAKYVKNIDA, from the coding sequence ATGAACGATTCTAATAAAGAAAAAAAATACACCGCCGAAAGTATTAAAGTACTAGAAGGTTTAGAAGCAGTACGAAAACGTCCTGGTATGTACATTGGTTCAACCCAATCAGAGGGTCTACACCATATGATTTGAGAAATTGTTGATAATTCAATTGATGAGGCTATGGGCGGATTTGCAACAATTGTTAGAGTTATTCTAAAAAAAGACGGATCAGTACGTGTAGAAGATGATGGACGCGGAATTCCAATTGAAATTCACGAAAAAACAGGCTTATCAGGTGTTGAAACAGTATTAACAGTTTTACATGCTGGTGGTAAGTTTGATAATGATAGTTATAAAGTGTCTGGTGGATTACATGGTGTTGGTGCCTCTGTTGTTAATGCTTTAAGTAAAAATTTTAAGGTTTGAGTAAACAAGAATCATGTTCAATATTATGTTGAATTTATCAATGGCGGTCATGCTATTGAGCCACTAAAACCGATTAATAATAAAGATGTTAAAGAAAAAGGAACAACAATTGAATTTATTCCAGATTTTGAAATTATGGAAGAAAATGAGTGAGATGAGCTTAAAATAATGGCTCGTTTAAAGCAATTAGCTTATCTTAACAAAGGTGTTAACATTGAATTTGAATCAGAATTAACTAACCGTAAAGAAAAATGACATTATGAAGGTGGTTTAAAAGAATATATAACAGATTTAAATGCTGAAAAAGAACCATTATTTGATTTAATTGTTTATGGAGAAGAAGAAAAAGAAGTTAGAGTTCCAGGACATAACGAGCAAACTTATAACATTAAATGTGAAGTTGCATTTCAATATAATAATTCATACAATAACTCAACCCATTCATTTTGTAATAACATCAATACCACTGAAGGTGGAACACACGAAGAAGGTTTTAAATTAGCGATTACGCGTTTATTAAATAAATATGCGGTCGATAAAAAATATTTAAAAGACACTGATGATAAAATCACTAAAGAAGACGTTAGTGAAGGATTAACAGCAATTATTTCAGTTAAGCATCCTAATCCTCAATATGAAGGTCAAACAAAAAAGAAATTAGGTAATAGTGAAGTTCGTCCTTATGTTAATGAAATCACATCTATTATTTTTGAAAAATTTTTAAATGAAAATCCTGAAGAATCAAAAAAAATTGTTGCTAAGGTTATGCAAGCTGCTGAAGCACGACGACGTTCACATGAAGCACGTGAAGCTACACGGCGTAAATCACCTTTTGAATCAAATTCATTACCTGGTAAATTAGCTGACTGCTCAAATCGTGATTCAAGTGTTACTGAAATTTATATTGTCGAAGGAGATTCAGCGGGTGGTTCAGCAAAAACAGGTCGTGAGCGTGAATTTCAAGCAATTTTACCACTGCGTGGAAAGATTATTAATGTTGAAAAAGCTAAAATTGATAAGATTTTTGCTAATGAAGAAATTCAAAATATGATTACTGCTTTTGGAGCAGGAATAGGTCCTGAATTTAATATTGAAAAATTAAGATATTCAAAAATTATTATTATGACTGATGCGGATGTTGATGGCAGTCATATTCGAATTTTATTGCTAACATTTTTTTATCGATACATGTTGCCATTGATTCAAAATGGAAATGTTTATATAGCGCAACCACCATTGTATAAAGTAAGTTATGCTAAAACAATTAAATACGCATATTCTGATCAAGAGTTAGAAAGAATTAAATCAACAATATCAAATATTAAATATAACATTCAACGCTATAAAGGGTTAGGTGAAATGAATCCTGATCAATTGTGAGAAACAACAATGGATCCTAAAAATAGACTTTTATTAAAAGTTAATATTGAAGACGCTGCAATTGCTGATAAAACATTTTCTCTATTAATGGGTGATGATGTAGCTCCAAGAAAAGAATTTATTGAAAAAAATGCAAAATATGTAAAAAATATTGATGCTTAA